One window of the Podospora pseudocomata strain CBS 415.72m chromosome 7, whole genome shotgun sequence genome contains the following:
- the PEP3 gene encoding tethering complex subunit (BUSCO:EOG09260HS3; EggNog:ENOG503NV4E; COG:U) yields the protein MALEPTTITTTTTTTTTTNGGFVAADALTDLATDTALPLFNVEQVQLQFPIYDDFVAGQVANNVIILALSSGRILRIDLNRPDEIQDIHLPKKPSESGIIRRMFLDPTASHLLIATSLGENYYLHSQSDTPRPLAKLRGVSIEAVAWSPALPTSSTREILIGAADGNIYEAFVEQSNEFYRKEDKYVKLVWKVGEGGPVTGLWVDSLPGGDRSGEVRRVLVATRGRLMHWVGKVGRRGHEGHQGIYGGLFEGEQPVSFGDGRPGQGGSLVVSPDVVEQGVNPTRFREEEVPERAFAWLSSQGVFHGRLLVDGNTGDLGSRVFNEGRLLAKGQLTNPNGVEAAGGKRQVSTDDVEAVALTQWHVICLVGRRVVVANRLTGDIVYDQIALEQGQRAVGLSVDVQKNTFWLFTPQEILEIVPKEEDRDIWKIMLKFEDFEAALQHARTPAQKDAVAIAHGDHMVGKGQHSEAAGVYGKSSKPFEEVALTFIDNDQPDALRKYLLTKLGTYKRSFVMQRVMIAAWLVEVFMAKLNSLDDTIITGAELSETLSPTQTREQLEAVRAEFQDFVTKHKQDLDRQTVYDIISSHGREEELLYYANVVNDYNYVLSYWVQRERWSEALKVLKRQTDAGVFYRHSSVLMTHAATELVDILMRQSNLDPRNLIPALLEYDRNFKGPLSQNQAVRYLQYVVNQLGSTDAAVHNTLVSIYASHSSTDESQLMAYLASQGDEPNFDQDFALRLCIQNHRVLSCAHIYTSMGQYVQAVDLALSHDKIELASIVADRPMSNPALRKKLWLAVAKKVISQSNGIKAAIEFLKRCNDLLKIEDLIPFFPDFVVIDDFKEEICNALEEYSRSIDALRKEMDESSLTAANIKVDIAALDRRYAIVEPGEKCYVCGLPLLARQFFVFPCQHAFHSDCLGRRVLEQSGAAKGRRIREIQGLIGKGVVKGERRERVVRELDGILCSDYAVRRINEPFVAEGEDLEEWAL from the exons ATGGCACTcgaaccaaccaccatcaccaccaccaccaccaccaccaccacgacgaaCGGCGGTTTCGTCGCCGCCGACGCCCTCACCGACCTCGCCACTGATACCGCTCTGCCTTTATTCAACGTCGAGCAAGTCCAGCTCCAGTTCCCTATCTACGACGACTTTGTCGCGGGACAGGTAGCCAACAATGTGATCATCCTCGCTCTTTCGTCGGGGCGGATCCTGAGGATTGATCTCAACAGACCTGATGAGATTCAGG acatccacctccccaaaaaacCCTCCGAATCAGGCATCATCCGCCGCATGTTCCTCGACCCGAccgcctcccacctcctcatcgccacctccctcgggGAAAACTACTACCTCCACTCCCAGTCCGacaccccccgccccctgGCAAAACTCCGGGGTGTCTCCATCGAGGCGGTGGCCTGGTCGCCTGCGCTGCCGACGAGTAGTACGAGGGAGATATTGATTGGTGCGGCGGATGGGAATATCTATGAAGCGTTCGTTGAACAAAGTAATGAGTTTTATCGCAAGGAGGATAAGTATGTGAAGCTGGTTTGgaaggttggtgagggtgggcCGGTGACGGGGTTGTGGGTTGATTCCCTGCCTGGGGGGGATAGGAgcggggaggtgaggagagtGTTGGTGGCTACGCGGGGGAGGCTGATGCACTGGGTTGGaaaggtggggaggagggggcatGAGGGGCACCAAGGGATTtatggggggttgtttgagggggagcagccggtgagttttggggatgggaggcCGGGGCAGGGagggagtttggtggtgagcccGGATGTGGTGGAGCAGGGGGTTAATCCGACGAGGTtcagggaggaagaggtgccCGAGAGGGCGTTTGCTTGGTTGAGTTCGCAGGGGGTGTTTCATGGACGGCtgttggtggatgggaacACGGGGGATTTGGGGAGCAGGGTTTTCAATGAGGGGAGGCTGTTGGCCAAAGGGCAGCTGACGAATCCGAATGGGGTGGAGGCTGCGGGGGGGAAGAGACAGGTTTCGACGGATGATGTCGAGGCTGTGGCGTTGACGCAGTGGCATGTTATTTGcttggttgggaggagggtggtggttgccaaTCGGCTGACGGGGGATATTGTCTATGATCAGATTGCGCTGGAGCAGGGGCAGAGGGCGGTGGGGTTGAGCGTGGATGTTCAGAAAAACACTTTCTGGTTGTTTACGCCGCAGGAGATATTGGAGATTGtgcccaaggaggaggatagggatATTTGGAAGATTATGCTCAAGTTTGAGGACTTTGAGGCGGCACTGCAGCACGCGCGCACGCCCGCGCAGAAGGATGCGGTGGCGATTGCGCATGGGGATCACAtggtgggaaaggggcaGCACagcgaggcggcgggggtgtatgggaagagcagcaagccgtttgaggaggtggcgtTGACGTTTATCGACAACGACCAGCCGGATGCGCTGAGGAAGTACTTGCTGACCAAGCTGGGCACGTACAAGAGGTCGTTTGTAATGCAGAGGGTCATGATTGCGGcttggttggtggaggtgtttATGGCCAAGCTCAACTCGCTGGATGACACTATCATCACGGGGGCGGAGTTGTCTGAGACGTTGAGCCCGACCCAGACGAGAGAGCAGCTCGAGGCCGTGAGGGCAGAGTTTCAGGACTTTGTCACGAAGCACAAGCAGGATCTTGACCGGCAGACTGTCTATGATATCATCAGCAGCCATggccgggaggaggagctgctgtATTATGCCAATGTCGTCAACGACTACAATTATGTCTTGTCGTACTGGGTtcagagggagaggtggtcgGAGGCGCTCAAGGTGCTCAAGAGGCAGACCGATGCCGGGGTGTTTTACCGGCACAGCAGCGTGCTTATGACGCATGCCGCTACCGAGCTGGTCGATATCTTGATGCGGCAGAGCAACCTTGACCCACGGAATTTGATCCCGGCGTTGCTGGAGTATGACAGGAACTTCAAGGGGCCGTTGAGTCAGAACCAGGCTGTTCGGTATCTGCAGTATGTGGTTAACCAGCTCGGCTCGACAGACGCGGCTGTTCACAACACTCTGGTGTCGATTTACGCTTCGCACTCGTCAACGGACGAGTCCCAGCTCATGGCCTATCTCGCCTCACAGGGGGACGAGCCGAATTTCGACCAGGATTTCGCGCTGAGGTTGTGCATACAGAACCACCGGGTCCTCTCTTGCGCACATATTTACACCAGCATGGGACAGTACGTCCAGGCTGTAGACCTGGCCCTGTCGCACGACAAGATCGAGCTCGCGTCCATCGTTGCCGACCGGCCCATGTCGAACCCTGCGCTGCGGAAAAAACTCTGGCTTGCTGTCGCGAAAAAGGTCATTTCGCAATCCAACGGCATCAAGGCCGCGATTGAGTTCCTCAAGCGCTGCAACGACCTCCTCAAGATTGAAGATTTGATCCCGTTTTTTCCAGATTTCGTCGTGATTGACGATTTCAAAGAGGAGATTTGCAATGCGCTGGAGGAGTACAGCCGGAGCATTGATGCGTTGCGGAAGGAGATGGACGAGAGCAGCCTGACGGCGGCGAACATTAAGGTCGACATTGCGGCGCTGGACAGGAGGTACGCGATTGTGGAGCCCGGGGAGAAGTGCTATGTTTGCgggctgccgctgctggcgaggcagttttttgtttttccgTGTCAGCACGCGTTTCACAGTGActgtttggggaggagggtacTGGAGCAGAGCGGGGCggcgaaggggaggaggatcaggGAGATTCAGGGGCtgattgggaagggggtggtgaagggggagaggagggagagggtggtgagggagttggatgg TATTTTGTGCAGTGATTATGCTGTTAGGAGGATTAATGAGCCCTttgtggcggagggggaggatttggaggagtggGCTTTGTaa
- a CDS encoding hypothetical protein (EggNog:ENOG503NZ9E; COG:S), with translation MNSVETIRNGNGLLPATHDVQKKEESHCRSPVDKTPPPCTFGEPIEVDTDPETEYRVVVVEGDRRVVLEVDEDGDEDLEGNGYEEEEERPGHARSVYAMSTYPTVQPAHQVEYPFEYGMDAATIDSSRTLYAEDVDYIEEYGRTYCGDYYMPIDETEQTRQYVVHQVFLKLFDLELTTVPLDNPQYILDIGTGIGEWAIGMAEKYPRCEVFGTDIAPIQPTDQVPLNIEFHIENAEDEWIRPMDAVDLVHIRNMDGCFTDWSFIYSQAFMCIKPGGWIEVIDWDDLFSDDNYLSFFPEGSAAHILTKASIEAAERAGRPRGVHMNKDLLIQAGFVDIKEQVYDLGIGSRENVSYGKFWLFSIVTGIEAQCLRLLTKYLDMDEKYVRGLCDTVSKETKAIADDPDRLSSFVVKLRVMVGRKPLVPGQWTAKGLAENGELNDYSGDESTIGGRSVRTMQRLSDEPMG, from the exons ATGAACTCGGTCGAGACTATCAGAAACGGAAACGGCTTGTTGCCTGCTACGCACGACGtgcaaaagaaggaggagtcgCATTGTCGATCGCCGGTTGACAAGACTCCACCACCCTGCACGTTTGGCGAACCTATCGAGGTCGACACGGACCCCGAGACGGAATATcgagtggtggttgtggaaggggataggagggttgtgttggaggttgacgAAGACGGGGACGAGGACTTGGAAGGAAACGGctacgaggaggaagaagaacgcCCGGGTCACGCCCGGTCGGTGTACGCCATGAGCACCTACCCTACCGTCCAACCGGCCCACCAGGTCGAATATCCATTCGAGTATGGGATGGACGCCGCGACAAT AGACTCGTCCCGAACGCTCTACGCCGAAGATGTCGATTACATAGAAGAATATGGACGAACGTACTGCGGCGACTACTACATGCCGATTGACGAAACCGAACAGACGCGGCAATACGTGGTGCATCAGGTGTTTCTGAAGCTATTCGACCTTGAACTTACCACAGTGCCACTGGACAACCCACAGTACATCCTGGACATTGGGACGGGTATTGGGGAGTGGGCGATCGGCATGGCGGAAAAGTACCCTCGCTGCGAAGTATTTGGGACGGATATTGCGCCTATCCAGCCGACGGACCAGGTGCCGCTCAACATCGAATTTCACATTGAAAACGCCGAGGACGAATGGATAAGACCGATGGATGCAGTGGACTTGGTGCATATTCGGAATATGGACGGGTGTTTTACGGACTGGTCGTTTATCTACAGTCAGGCGTTCATGTGCATCAAGCCCGGGGGGTGGATCGAGGTGATTGACTGGGACGATTTGTTCTCGGATGATAACTATTTGTCCTTCTTTCCCGAAGGTTCAGCGGCGCATATTCTCACCAAGGCATCCATCGAAGCGGCGGAACGGGCTGGACGACCTAGGGGGGTGCATATGAATAAGGACTTGTTGATTCAAGCAGGGTTTGTCGACATCAAGGAGCAGGTTTACGACCTCGGTATTGGGTCGAGGGAAAACGTCAGCTACGGAAAGTTTTGGCTGTTTTCCATTGTGACGGGTATCGAGGCTCAGTGTTTGAGGTTGCTGACCAAGTATCTGGACATGGATGAGAAGTATGTCAGGGGTCTGTGCGATACCGTTTCGAAGGAGACGAAGGCGATTGCGGATGATCCGGACAGGTTGAGTTCGTTTGTGGTCAAGTTGCGTGTCATGGTGGGAAGGAAACCACTGGTGCCTGGGCAGTGGACGGCGAAGGGGCTGGCGGAGAATGGGGAACTGAATGATTACAGCGGGGATGAGAGCACGATTGGGGGTAGGTCGGTACGGACGATGCAAAGGTTATCGGACGAACCAatggggtga
- a CDS encoding hypothetical protein (COG:G; EggNog:ENOG503NX8S), producing the protein MTIAAGAVSPAGSVNAYRPPGRNNSFFEDYGIWKEAPIFTGSTKFDPLPDVKNIMITGGAGFIACWLVRHLTLTYPHAYNVVSFDKLDYCSSLNNTRVLNDKRNFTFHQGDITNPSEVLGCLERYNIDTIFHFAAQSHVDLSFGNSYGFTHTNVYGTHVLLESAKKVGIKRFIHISTDEVYGEVKDDDDDLLETSILAPTNPYAASKAAAEMLVHSYQKSFKLPVIIVRSNNVYGPHQYPEKIIPKFACLLNRGRPVVLHGDGSPTRRYLFAGDAADAFDTILHKGQLGQIYNVGSYDEISNLSLCGKLLDEMGISHGTPDEFGRWVKYTHDRPFNDHRYAVDGTKLRQLGWDQKTSFAEGLRITVEWYRRFGEEWWGDISKVLSPFPVVTGMEVVSDHEPVSDHPQGAEGGFSSKRKTRSENGVGGGGQHVVAT; encoded by the exons ATGACCATCGCGGCTGGGGCAGTCTCGCCCGCTGGGTCAGTCAATG CTTATCGCCCTCCCGGCCGAAACAACAGCTTCTTCGAGGACTACGGCATCTGGAAGGAGGCGCCCATCTTCACGGGAAGCACCAAGTTTGACCCATTGCCCGATGTCAAGAATATCATGATCACGGGAGGCGCCGGCTTCAT CGCCTGCTGGCTCGTCCGTCACCTCACACTAACCTACCCCCACGCCTACAACGTTGTCTCGTTCGACAAGCTAGACTACTGCTCCtcactcaacaacaccagagtCCTCAACGACAAACGAAACTTTACCTTCCACCAGGgcgacatcaccaacccctccgagGTCCTGGGCTGCCTCGAGCGGTACAACATTGACACCATTTTCCACTTTGCGGCCCAGTCGCATGTTGATCTGAGCTTTGGCAACTCGTACGGGTTCACCCACACGAATGTGTACGGGACCCACGTCTTGCTCGAGAGCGCAAAGAAGGTGGGCATCAAGAGGTTTATCCATATTTCCACCGACGAGGTCTACGGCGAGGTTaaggacgatgacgacgacttGCTGGAGACGAGCATTCTGGCGCCGACGAACCCGTACGCGGCGAGCAAGGCGGCGGCCGAGATGCTGGTGCATTCGTATCAGAAGAGCTTCAAGCTGCCGGTGATCATTGTGCGGAGCAACAATGTTTATGGACCGCATCAGTATCCCGAGA AAATCATACCCAAATTCGCCTGCCTTTTGAACCGGGGCAGACCAGTTGTCCTCCACGGCGACGGCTCGCCCACGCGGCGTTACCTCTTTGCGGGCGACGCGGCGGACGCGTTTGACACGATTCTCCACAAGGGCCAGCTGGGCCAGATTTACAATGTGGGATCGTACGATGAGATCAGCAACTTGTCGCTCTGCGGCAAGCTGCTGGACGAGATGGGCATTTCTCACGGGACGCCCGACGAGTTTGGTCGGTGGGTCAAGTACACCCACGATCGGCCGTTCAACGACCACAGGTATGCGGTTGATGGGACGAAGCTGAGGCAGCTGGGGTGGGATCAGAAGACGAGCTTTGCGGAGGGGCTGAGGATCACGGTGGAGTGGTAcaggaggtttggggaggagtggtggggggatATCAGCAAGGTGTTGAGCCCGTTTccggtggtgacggggaTGGAGGTAGTGAGCGATCATGAGCCTGTCAGCGATCACCCTCaaggggcggaggggggttttagtagcaagaggaagacgaggagcgagaatggggttggtggggggggacAGCATGTGGTGGCGACGTAG
- a CDS encoding hypothetical protein (COG:E; COG:G; EggNog:ENOG503NYFH) encodes MAATASTEQRSEGRAGSFSSSSSDTATHVGSSTVLARLGDEEKLTPPEDLEIHELEEYGDHSSNSEDDALLMEKDQDEPPKPPQPPPEPKKSSFWSSLIWMTVNTLATIGIVFTNKAIFTDPSLKLAQLSFASFHFLVTYLTLFTISRPRFAFFVPRRAAIKDILPLSIAMSLNVILPNLSLAFSSVTFYQLARILLTPTVALMNYILYRATLPRLAILALIPACVGVGMVSYYDSLPTSNTNIKTTSSLGVIFAFLGIFASSLYTVWIASYHRKLQMSSMQLLFNQAPLSAFMLLYVIPFVDTFPESWGGVSGSKWVLIGMSGLYASLINISQFFIIAQTGPVSSTVVGHVKTCTIVGLGWVTSGRGAGDKGVGGVVVALGGIIAYSIVMLKEKKKGGK; translated from the exons ATGGCTGCTACTGCATCGACCGAACAACGCAGCGAGGGACGGGCCGgttccttctcatcctcctcgtccgacACGGCGACGCATGTCGGGAGCAGCACCGTCTTGGCGCGACTGGGCGACGAGGAAAAGCTCACCCCGCCAGAAGACCTCGAGATtcacgagctggaggaaTACGGGGACCACTCGTCCAACAGCGAAGATGATGCGCTTCTCATGGAAAAGGATCAAGATGAGCCGCCCAAGCCgcctcaaccaccgccaGAACCGAAGAAGAGTTCTTTCTGGTCGTCACTGATATGGATGACGGTCAACACTTTGGCTACAATCGGAATT GTCTTCACCAACAAAGCAATCTTCACCGACCCCTCCCTGAAACTAGCCCAGCTCTCCTTCGCCTCCTTCCACTTTCTCGTCACCTACCTaaccctcttcaccatctcccGCCCCCGCTTTGCGTTCTTCGTCCCCCGGCGCGCCGCCATAAaagacatcctccccctcagcatAGCCATGTCCCTCAacgtcatcctccccaacctctccctcgccttttCCTCGGTAACGTTTTACCAACTCGCCCGGATCTTGCTAACCCCCACCGTCGCCCTGATGAACTACATCCTCTACCGCGCTACCCTCCCCAGACTCGCGATTTTGGCTCTAATCCCCGCCTGCGTAGGAGTAGGCATGGTCTCGTACTacgactccctccccacgagcaacaccaacatcaaaaccacctcctccctcgggGTAATTTTTGCCTTTCTCGGCATTTTTGCCTCGTCTCTCTACACCGTTTGGATTGCGTCGTACCACCGGAAGCTGCAGATGAGCTCCATGCAGCTGTTGTTCAACCAAGCACCTCTTTCGGCGTTTATGCTGTTGTACGTCATCCCGTTTGTGGACACTTTCCCCGAGAGCTGGGGGGGTGTGAGCGGGAGCAAGTGGGTGTTGATCGGGATGAGCGGGTTGTATGCTAGTTTGATAAACATTAGCCAGTTTTTTATTATCGCGCAGACGGGGCCGGTGAGCAGCACGGTGGTGGGGCATGTCAAGACTTGTACTATTGTcgggttggggtgggtgacaagtgggaggggggcgggggataagggggtgggaggggtggtggtggcgctggGGGGGATTATTGC GTACTCGATTGTgatgctcaaggagaagaagaagggtggGAAGTAA
- the RPF1 gene encoding Ribosome production factor 1 (EggNog:ENOG503NYGV; COG:A), producing MGSSRSGGSSLSLKTGNKLRRKQMYIEDKKIANKARHEERHRRRREEAKNPELREERLAKNQPASIDKKRVWDDVDDDSLGAQVDLAALKRRRMEQAELAAAAEADAAMKDDEEEKDDDADSMLDSDSENDGEDDEEREEKLQRKRAQRQPSIAPSTTSTNLDLTPDSLTRQFEHLFSDEPPPMPKILVTTSLNATIHKEAEEIGAIFPNSTYIRRSGHRWGHKYSVREIAKFAKNRGYTALVVVHEDLKRPHQMSIVHLNSEDAAPGPTLTYSIRNYLPGKSLLGHGNATNHYPELLLNNFKTPLGLLAAKSMNTLFPARPELQGRQVVTLHNQRDYIFFRRHRYVFREARATEKNVVTAEGKEMEGMQGIRAGLQEIGPRMTLKLRRVDKGIGRAGSEGEDALKWEWKAKMEKKRTRFNL from the exons ATGGGGTCTTCACGCTCCGGAGGGTCTTCCCTGTCCCTGAAAACGGGCAACAAATTGAGACGCAAGCAAATGTACatcgaggacaagaagatcgCCAACAAGGCCCGTCACGAAGAGCGCCATCGCCGCAGAAgagaggaggccaagaaccCCGAATTGAGAGAGGAAAGACTTGCCAAGAACCAGCCCGCGAGCATTGACAAGAAGAGAGTGTGGGACGATGTCGACGACGATAGCTTGGGGGCACAGGTTGATCTGGCAGCTTTGAAGCGCCGTCGCATGGAACAGGCCGAgcttgccgctgctgctgaggcggaTGCTGCGATgaaggatgacgaggaggaaaaggacgACGATGCCGACAGCATGTTGGATTCCGACTCTGAAAACGATggggaagacgacgaggagcgcgaggagaagctgcagaGGAAACGGGCGCAAAGACAACCGAGCATTGCCCCTTCGACGACATCAACAAACCTTGATTTGACGCCAGATTCTCTTACGCGGCAGTTCGAGCACCTCTTTAGCGATGAACCTCCCCCGATGCCCAAGATTCTCGTCACCACCTCGCTCAACGCGACGATAcacaaggaggccgaggagatcggcgccatcttccccaactcGACCTATATCAGGCGTAGCGGTCACCGCTGGGGTCACAAGTACAGCGTCAGGGAAATTGCAAAGTTTGCAAAGA ACCGTGGTTACACAgctctcgtcgtcgtccacgaGGACCTCAAGCGTCCCCACCAGATGAGCATCGTACACCTCAACAGCGAAGATGCCGCGCCAGGACCTACCCTCACCTATTCCATCCGCAACTACCTCCCAGGAAAGTCTCTGTTGGGCCACGGCAACGCCACCAACCACTACCCCGAGCTGctcctcaacaacttcaaGACACCGCTGGgtctcctcgccgccaagTCGATGAACACGCTTTTCCCAGCCAGACCTGAGTTGCAGGGCAGACAAGTCGTAACGCTGCACAACCAGCGCGATTACATTTTCTTCCGCCGTCATCGTTATGTCTTCCGTGAAGCTAGAGCCACGGAAAAGAATGTCGTCACGGCAGAgggcaaggagatggagggtaTGCAGGGCATCCGTGCTGGTCTTCAGGAGATTGGCCCGAGGATGACGCTCAAGCTTCGTAGGGTTGATAAGGGGATTGGCAGGGCGGGGagtgagggcgaggatgcgCTCAAGTGGGAGTGGAaggccaagatggagaagaagaggacgcGCTTCAACTTGTAG